The Candidatus Desulfofervidus auxilii DNA segment ACAACGTTTTACCCTCTCATCTTTTTCATTCTGAACACGTTCTTCTAACCAATCCTTCACTTTTTCTTCAAAACCAGAATAAGTATGAATTATATACCATTTAAAGGCCATCTTAACCCAGAAACTTTCCTATTATAGTAGTATAAATTAAATCAATTATCCCAAAATAAGCTGCTATAAGCAACACAAAAATAATAACCACTACCGTAGAACCTATCAATTCTTTTTTACTTGGCCAAGTAACCTTCTTCAACTCAACCTTTGTCTCACGCAGAAACTGCCTTGTCTGCCCCCACCAATTCAGGCTAGAACCCTTAAATGTCTTTAAAACCTCTCCTGGCACCTTTATTGTTTCCTTTTTTGTCTCTCTCTTTTTCTTTGGCATCTTCAGGCAACAAAATGGCAGGCCAGGAGGGATTCGAACCCCCAACCCCCGGATTTGGAGTCCGGTGCTCTAGCCGTTAGAGCTACTGGCCTGCGTCTTTATTTTCTCACTTCCTTATGAGCTATATGTCTCCTACAAAATGGACAATATTTTTTCAACTCTAAACGCTCTGGTGTATTCTTCTTGTTTTTAACGGTTGTATAATTCCTCCGTTTACACTGAGTACAGGCTAAACTTATTATAACACGCATTGCTCATTACTCCAATATTTTAGTTACCACTCCAGCTCCAACTGTCCGCCCACCTTCTCTAATGGCAAATCGTAATCCCTCTTCCATGGCAATAGGCTCTAATAAACTCACTTCTAAATTCACATTGTCTCCAGGCATCACCATCTCTACTCCCTCAGGTAAACTCACTACCCCCGTCACATCAGTAGTCCTAAAATAAAACTGCGGCCTGTATCCTGGAAAAAATGGTGTGTGCCTCCCACCTTCTTCTTTGGTCAATACATATACCTCAGCCTTAAATCTAGTGTGAGGAGTAATACTGCCAGGAACCGCTAATACCATACCCCTCTCTACCTCATCCTTCCCTATCCCTCTTAACAATACTCCTATATTATCACCTGCCCTACCTTCATCCAATATCTTCCTGAACATCTCTATACTGGTGGCTACTGTCTTCCGTGTAGGCCCTAATCCCACTATCTCTACTTCTTGTCCTGGTTTGATAATACCCCTCTCTACTCTACCTGTCACTACCGTCCCTCTTCCACTAATGCTAAATACATCCTCTATGGGCATCAAAAATGGCTTGTCTAATGGCCTCACTGGCTGCGGTATGTATTCATCTATGGCATCTAATAATTGCCATATCGGACCACACCACTTACATTCCCTCTTCCCACATCCACATTCCAAGGCCTTTAAGGCACTTCCTTTTATCACTGGCACCTCATCACCAGGAAATTCATATTTGCTCAAAAGCTCCCTTACTTCTAATTCCACTAATTCAATTAATTCTTCATCTTCTACCATGTCTACTTTGTTTATAAATACTACTATGGATGGCACTCCTACTTGCCGGGAAAGCAATATGTGCTCCCTGGTCTGAGGCATGGGACCATCATCCGCAGCTACTACCAATATAGAACCATCCATCTGGGCTGCACCAGTAATAGTGTTCTTAATATAATCTGCATGCCCAGGACAATCTATATGAGCATAGTGCCTCTTATCTGTCTCATATTCTACATGGGCAATGGCTATAGTAATCCCCCTCTCCTTCTCTTCAGGTGCCTTGTCTATTTCTTCAAAGGGAATATATTTGGCTAACTTCTGCTTTTCCAATATCTGAGTTATTGCTGCTGTCAAAGTAGTCTTACCATGGTCTATATGACCAATAGTGCCTATGTTTATATGTGGCTTCTTCCTCTCAAACTTCTGTTTCCCCATCTACTACCTCCCTAAAAATATGGAGCCCACGACCGGACTTGAACCGGTGACCTCTTCCTTACCAAGGAAGTGCTCCACCGTCTGAGCTACGTGGGCCCTTGGAGCGGGAGACGGGATTCGAACCCGCGACCCTCAGCTTGGAAGGCTGATGCTCTTACCAACTGAGCTACTCCCGCTCACTGGTGGAGGGGGGAGGATTTGAACCTCCGAAGGCAGAGCCAACGGGTTTACAGCCCGTCCCCTTTGGCCACTCGGGAACCCCTCCATGTTCACCTCTGGAGCTGGCGGAGGGACTTGAACCCACAACCTGCTGATTACAAATCAGCCGCTCTGCCTATTGAGCTACGCCAGCACAAACTTGTAATTTAAACTATTTAACCCTAAAAAGCAAGACCTTAACTACCTGTTTTTATCATAGGAAAAATTATTCGTCAATGTTTTAGGACATATGCATTTTTTCATCCATGGGATTAAAAATCTTTATTGTCTTCTATTCAACTTTGGTATCCCTTCTGATAATGTGCCCAGGTTGGGCTGAAAGCTGGATAGAATCTCTAACACCCAAATATTCATAAATTTTAAATATAGGTCTAGAATTATTGAGAGTATAAAAATGGATTCCTCTAACATTGTGGTCAACTAAGTCACGAACTTGTTCTGTTGCCCAATGAATTCCTATTTTTTCCACATATTCATCGCTTTCTGCCCGCATAACTGACTTTAACAGAGGAGCCGGTAAGCGAGAGCCAGCAGCTAATTCTGCCATGCGGATCATTCCTTGATAAGAGGTAATGGGTAAAATTCCTG contains these protein-coding regions:
- the secE gene encoding preprotein translocase subunit SecE, giving the protein MPKKKRETKKETIKVPGEVLKTFKGSSLNWWGQTRQFLRETKVELKKVTWPSKKELIGSTVVVIIFVLLIAAYFGIIDLIYTTIIGKFLG
- the rpmG gene encoding 50S ribosomal protein L33, coding for MRVIISLACTQCKRRNYTTVKNKKNTPERLELKKYCPFCRRHIAHKEVRK
- the tuf gene encoding elongation factor Tu: MGKQKFERKKPHINIGTIGHIDHGKTTLTAAITQILEKQKLAKYIPFEEIDKAPEEKERGITIAIAHVEYETDKRHYAHIDCPGHADYIKNTITGAAQMDGSILVVAADDGPMPQTREHILLSRQVGVPSIVVFINKVDMVEDEELIELVELEVRELLSKYEFPGDEVPVIKGSALKALECGCGKRECKWCGPIWQLLDAIDEYIPQPVRPLDKPFLMPIEDVFSISGRGTVVTGRVERGIIKPGQEVEIVGLGPTRKTVATSIEMFRKILDEGRAGDNIGVLLRGIGKDEVERGMVLAVPGSITPHTRFKAEVYVLTKEEGGRHTPFFPGYRPQFYFRTTDVTGVVSLPEGVEMVMPGDNVNLEVSLLEPIAMEEGLRFAIREGGRTVGAGVVTKILE